A region of Mammaliicoccus sp. Dog046 DNA encodes the following proteins:
- a CDS encoding zinc ribbon domain-containing protein YjdM — translation MENTLPNCPQCDSEYTYEDGALLICPMCNHEWTANGDDAEDTDQAVIKDVNGVELQDGDTVTVVKDLKVKGSSNSIKQGTKVKGIKLVDPEDGHDIDCKIPGFGQIGLKSSVVKKVNK, via the coding sequence ATGGAAAACACATTACCAAATTGCCCACAGTGTGATTCTGAATACACATATGAAGATGGCGCATTATTGATTTGTCCTATGTGTAATCACGAATGGACAGCAAACGGAGACGATGCTGAAGATACAGATCAAGCTGTGATCAAAGACGTTAACGGTGTCGAATTACAAGACGGAGATACAGTTACTGTCGTTAAAGATTTAAAAGTTAAAGGATCATCTAACTCAATTAAACAAGGAACGAAAGTTAAAGGCATTAAACTAGTAGATCCTGAAGATGGTCATGATATTGATTGTAAAATACCAGGATTCGGTCAAATCGGATTGAAATCATCTGTAGTTAAAAAAGTAAATAAATAA
- a CDS encoding nuclear transport factor 2 family protein — MTNLPKIGQPATRALNEINVSTLEEVAQFDEQNLSNLHGVGPKAIRILNEALQEKGLNFNKLDEDLSHLKFVVRGDLNCDNAPKRRIVRDIVVGSTAGDIKAVESWLTDDLIWEVPGEFELTGKDAFIKQLQAYTEMVKSLEIKSILSHGKEASIHGTMIDRSGKPMHFAEMYEFASHKKDSKIKKITSYIMMKHD; from the coding sequence ATGACAAACTTACCTAAAATAGGTCAACCAGCAACACGCGCATTAAATGAAATTAATGTTTCAACATTAGAGGAAGTAGCACAATTTGATGAGCAGAATTTATCAAATTTGCACGGTGTAGGACCAAAGGCGATTAGAATTTTGAACGAGGCGTTACAGGAAAAGGGTTTGAATTTTAATAAACTTGATGAAGATTTAAGTCATTTGAAATTTGTTGTACGTGGAGATTTAAATTGTGACAATGCACCAAAGAGAAGAATTGTTAGAGATATCGTCGTTGGATCCACGGCAGGAGATATAAAAGCAGTAGAATCTTGGCTAACAGATGATTTAATTTGGGAAGTGCCTGGTGAATTTGAATTAACTGGTAAAGATGCGTTTATCAAACAGCTGCAAGCATATACAGAAATGGTAAAAAGTTTAGAAATAAAATCAATATTATCACATGGTAAAGAAGCATCTATACATGGCACGATGATTGATCGTTCAGGTAAGCCGATGCATTTTGCTGAAATGTATGAATTTGCTAGTCATAAAAAGGATTCCAAAATCAAAAAAATAACTTCGTATATAATGATGAAACACGATTAA